In Syntrophorhabdaceae bacterium, one DNA window encodes the following:
- a CDS encoding tRNA-dihydrouridine synthase family protein codes for MVQCHEIRDRVNQYPKGSVRPIKTLPLHSIQIRDLVIDPPLFLAPMAGLTHSALRQIIFGFGGVGLLSTEMLRARSLPSENPGISPYLIRTASERPLSYQLLVPVVSDTGPAIDALHKFGADAIDLNMGCPQRSVTNRGGGFALMEQPENGRRIVREARKHTRGPLTAKIRLGVELDERPLKDFCTMLQDEGIDMLTVHARLKRESFARPPRWEWIARIKEWLRIPVVANGGILTVQDARDCLAASGADGLMLGRGAVTRPWLFADIAREVYGCAVAEPAVSPHMVYGAFIDHLNELFRPERRLGRLKEFTHYFAGNFKFGLVLISGVQSSRDMEEASERAGIFFKTYENDA; via the coding sequence ATGGTACAATGCCATGAAATCCGGGATCGTGTAAACCAGTACCCAAAAGGCAGTGTAAGACCGATTAAAACATTACCACTCCATTCTATTCAAATCCGGGATCTTGTCATCGATCCTCCCCTTTTTTTGGCTCCTATGGCGGGGCTTACCCATAGTGCGCTCCGGCAGATTATCTTTGGATTCGGAGGGGTGGGGCTCCTGTCGACCGAGATGCTCCGGGCCCGGAGCCTGCCTTCCGAGAATCCCGGAATCTCTCCTTATCTCATCAGGACCGCTTCCGAAAGACCGCTCTCTTACCAGCTCCTCGTGCCTGTGGTAAGCGACACGGGTCCCGCCATCGATGCCCTCCACAAATTCGGCGCCGATGCGATCGATCTCAACATGGGCTGCCCCCAGCGGTCGGTCACCAACCGGGGTGGTGGGTTTGCCCTGATGGAGCAGCCGGAAAATGGCCGCCGTATCGTGAGGGAGGCGAGGAAACATACCCGTGGGCCCCTCACCGCCAAGATCCGGCTCGGTGTCGAACTCGACGAGCGGCCGCTCAAGGATTTCTGCACCATGCTTCAAGATGAGGGTATCGATATGCTTACGGTCCATGCCCGGCTGAAGCGGGAATCCTTCGCCAGACCGCCCCGGTGGGAGTGGATCGCCAGGATTAAAGAATGGCTCCGGATACCGGTAGTTGCCAACGGCGGGATATTGACCGTACAGGACGCCCGCGATTGTCTTGCCGCCTCAGGGGCCGACGGGCTCATGCTCGGCCGCGGAGCAGTGACCCGTCCCTGGCTCTTCGCTGACATCGCCCGGGAGGTCTACGGCTGCGCCGTTGCAGAACCGGCAGTCTCCCCTCATATGGTCTACGGCGCCTTCATAGATCACTTAAACGAGCTCTTTCGGCCCGAGCGCCGGCTTGGAAGGCTGAAGGAATTTACCCACTATTTTGCGGGGAACTTCAAATTCGGACTCGTACTCATCTCCGGGGTCCAAAGCAGCAGAGATATGGAAGAAGCGAGTGAAAGGGCAGGTATTTTCTTCAAAACCTACGAAAACGATGCTTAA